The following coding sequences are from one Salvia hispanica cultivar TCC Black 2014 chromosome 3, UniMelb_Shisp_WGS_1.0, whole genome shotgun sequence window:
- the LOC125214489 gene encoding putative late blight resistance protein homolog R1B-16, producing MAYAVVDSLTRTIPRILSQDEHYPISDEGKQLIELLSKDIALLRGFLEDSKEEGMSLETRIRDAANRAEDVLEHLMYEHLSTKAHTDIIQYDFGELKNAMKEINSIAQEVEIVQQQQQGGRPAAQSETRLSLETEAPIVNTVTVGLEKHVEDIRGLLCRGPFSPQVMPITGMAALGRLLLPESFTRTTKLPRTFQFKQVEKGLVTDGDSTEFKIQKILALKKYLIVVDDLWSTKAWDDIRKVFGNCANFNRSRIIITTQDEKVAHHVSSFLSPHRMNLMDERSSWSLLKQMVFPDTKLTPDMKKIAKKVVKSCGGLPLAIVIVAGILSTVDKTPISWEEVAKDVYRVIVEDHRFQNSFAASYTNLPRPLRSYFLYMSGFPEGHEIRTSNLFKLCIAEGFTISENEAEGYFYNLVRKNLVLVAAYKSNGRFKSCRLHNLVRHFFAIKAVDENYERRLSNSHLDLRELARSYASTLRSVISFQRNESSLCGLRKFKLLRVLDVVDTDAYSLPTTVFDLFHLRYLAFGCPMEVPSAISRLQNLQSLIICPSKRSRKYIYNSMDEAYLPLEIWMMPLLTHLISFFDLFPYPEGSASTLKNLLTLSVVKKLICTEEMMKLICNVTKLTITYFGGIYQEDYQLHNLVLLSQLEKLTLVVKEGSLKAKPVFPETLKKLT from the exons ATGGCTTATGCTGTTGTTGATTCACTCACCCGAACAATACCTCGAATCCTTAGCCAAGATGAGCACTATCCCATTTCTGATGAGGGAAAGCAACTGATCGAGTTGCTCAGCAAAGATATAGCTCTCCTCCGAGGCTTCCTCGAGGATTCTAAAGAGGAAGGCATGAGCTTGGAAACTCGAATCAGGGACGCTGCGAATCGAGCTGAAGATGTTCTGGAGCACTTGATGTACGAGCATCTCAGTACCAAGGCACATACAGATATTATTCAGTATGATTTTGGTGAGCTCAAGAATGCGATGAAGGAGATCAACTCCATTGCTCAAGAGGTGGAAATagtgcagcagcagcagcaaggTGGCCGTCCAGCAGCGCAGTCCGAGACGAGATTATCGTTAGAGACAGAAGCGCCCATTGTGAATACTGTCACGGTTGGCCTTGAGAAGCACGTGGAGGATATAAGAGGTCTTCTCTGCCGAGGACCATTTTCACCCCAGGTCATGCCTATCACGGGGATGGCGGCATTGGGAAGACTACTCTTGCCAGAATCGTTTACGAGGACGACCAAGTTGCCAAGAACTTTCCAGTTC AAACAAGTCGAAAAAGGACTAGTCACAGATGGTGACTCAACGGAgttcaaaatacaaaaaatctTAGCGTTGAAGAAGTACCTGATAGTGGTGGATGATCTATGGAGTACAAAAGCTTGGGACGACATAAGGAAGGTGTTTGGCAACTGTGCAAACTTTAACCGGAGTCGGATCATCATAACCACACAAGATGAGAAGGTGGCTCATCATGTCAGCTCTTTCCTGAGTCCTCACAGGATGAATCTCATGGATGAGCGTTCAAGTTGGTCTTTGCTCAAGCAAATGGTATTTCCAGACACAAAACTCACACCTGATATGAAGAAGATCGCAAAAAAAGTTGTCAAGAGTTGCGGAGGACTGCCTCTTGCCATCGTGATTGTTGCTGGTATCTTGTCCACGGTAGACAAGACTCCGATCTCATGGGAGGAAGTTGCGAAAGACGTATACAGAGTTATTGTGGAGGATCATAGATTCCAGAATAGCTTCGCCGCGAGTTATACTAATTTACCTCGTCCTTTGAGGTCTTATTTCTTATACATGAGTGGTTTTCCAGAAGGTCATGAGATCCGAACGTCCAATCTCTTCAAGTTATGCATAGCTGAAGGATTCACAATAAGTGAAAATGAGGCTGAAGGATATTTTTACAATCTCGTGAGGAAAAATCTAGTTCTGGTCGCAGCCTACAAGTCCAATGGTAGATTCAAAAGTTGTCGTCTCCATAATTTAGTACGTCACTTCTTCGCAATAAAGGCTGTAGATGAGAATTATGAGCGACGGCTCAGTAATTCTCATCTTGATTTAAGGGAGCTTGCAAGATCGTATGCCTCAACGCTGCGTTCTGTTATAAGCTTCCAACGTAATGAAAGCTCACTATGCGGTCTACGCAAGTTCAAATTGCTGAGGGTGTTGGATGTTGTGGATACAGATGCCTACTCCCTTCCTACTACTGTGTTCGACCTCTTTCACTTGAGGTACCTTGCTTTTGGATGTCCAATGGAGGTTCCATCAGCCATATCCAGGCTTCAGAATCTTCAATCTTTGATCATCTGTCCCAGCAAGAGATCAAGGAAATACATATACAACTCAATGGATGAGGCATATCTGCCATTAGAGATCTGGATGATGCCACTTCTGACGCATCTCATCTCCTTTTTCGATCTTTTTCCATATCCAGAAGGATCAGCTTCTACTCTGAAGAACCTGCTTACTCTCTCTGTGGTGAAGAAGTTGATATGCACAGAAGAGATGATGAAATTGATTTGTAATGTGACAAAGCTGACAATCACTTATTTTGGTGGCATATACCAAGAAGACTATCAGCTCCACAATCTTGTTCTTCTGTCTCAACTTGAGAAGCTGACACTTGTGGTGAAGGAAGGTTCTCTTAAAGCTAAGCCTGTTTTCCCAGAGACACTGAAAAAGTTAACCTAG